The Solibacillus sp. FSL W7-1436 genome window below encodes:
- a CDS encoding phospholipid phosphatase, producing the protein MMDPYIFGFFTIAYIAIFVWGMAKHKKTASAILFLVIAALIYDNAILALGHVIGEGDLLETLSYGRFWLHAIFTPTLILFSLFVMKEANLHFAFKSWVSVTFSALWIIAMIVEYFVELSGLELAPEESYGVLSYSTIEASSGPPPMILIVLVALLIAAIMLAWKRRWWWMIVGTIVMTIGSAFPIDIGSDAITNAFELVLIATLMWTAIHFSNDRPYRRF; encoded by the coding sequence ATGATGGATCCTTATATTTTCGGATTTTTCACGATTGCCTATATTGCCATCTTCGTCTGGGGAATGGCAAAACATAAAAAAACGGCATCCGCCATTTTGTTTTTAGTGATTGCCGCTCTTATTTATGATAATGCAATATTAGCGCTGGGCCATGTCATCGGGGAGGGAGACCTTCTTGAAACACTCAGCTATGGCCGTTTTTGGCTCCACGCTATATTTACACCGACATTAATACTTTTTTCGCTGTTTGTCATGAAAGAGGCAAACCTTCATTTTGCCTTTAAGAGTTGGGTTTCTGTTACATTTAGCGCTTTATGGATTATTGCCATGATTGTTGAATATTTTGTGGAATTGAGTGGACTGGAGTTAGCCCCGGAGGAATCGTATGGTGTACTTAGCTACAGCACAATAGAAGCATCATCCGGCCCGCCGCCAATGATTCTGATTGTTCTTGTTGCCTTATTGATCGCCGCAATCATGCTTGCATGGAAAAGAAGATGGTGGTGGATGATTGTCGGGACAATCGTTATGACGATCGGTAGCGCATTTCCGATTGATATTGGCAGTGATGCAATTACAAATGCCTTTGAGTTAGTGTTGATTGCGACTCTAATGTGGACAGCCATCCATTTTTCGAATGACAGACCGTATAGAAGGTTTTAA
- a CDS encoding MerR family transcriptional regulator: MYPIGEFSKKTGITIRTLRYYGEKGLLLPARISESGQRYYNDANIITVQKIVTFKYLDYSLEEIKELLKKDISLLESLENQKLQLLQKKKQLGQMLATIETAIHIHRESTAVDPTTLLLVIHSLLTEDAQKDYLRQYLPEPLIEKVYNYLDINFIEINRRYIENLYEVKQAFLHPPEDRELKRLIEQLFSIIPQELTKSLAQEFEKHPNIDFDNWLFTIPLSVEEENWLLEQAVRLKILEGVIT, from the coding sequence ATGTATCCAATCGGGGAATTTTCTAAAAAGACCGGCATTACAATCCGTACTTTACGTTATTACGGAGAAAAGGGTTTATTATTACCTGCCCGTATTTCTGAAAGCGGACAGCGCTATTACAATGACGCTAATATCATCACTGTCCAGAAGATTGTGACGTTCAAATATCTTGATTATTCTTTGGAGGAAATTAAAGAGCTGCTCAAAAAAGATATTTCTCTGCTTGAATCTTTGGAAAATCAAAAGTTACAGTTACTACAAAAGAAAAAACAGCTGGGACAAATGCTTGCAACGATTGAGACAGCCATTCACATTCATCGGGAAAGTACGGCTGTTGATCCCACTACATTACTCCTCGTCATTCACAGTTTACTGACAGAGGATGCCCAGAAGGATTATTTAAGACAGTATCTTCCGGAGCCGCTCATTGAAAAGGTCTACAATTATTTAGATATAAACTTTATCGAAATTAATCGACGTTACATTGAAAATCTCTATGAAGTAAAACAGGCTTTCCTGCATCCGCCGGAGGACCGGGAACTAAAACGACTGATTGAACAGTTATTTTCCATTATTCCGCAAGAATTAACGAAAAGTTTAGCGCAGGAATTCGAGAAACATCCAAATATTGATTTTGATAACTGGTTATTTACAATCCCGCTTTCTGTAGAAGAAGAAAATTGGCTCTTGGAACAAGCTGTACGATTGAAAATATTAGAGGGGGTTATTACATGA
- a CDS encoding ABC transporter ATP-binding protein, producing MNVQLKQLWELIKKSKFPKKLVIVVFVLSIIETLASLAVPLFTMNMINDFSTTGFAWTAVTAVALILVIQAVLSGLTYFLMRMLGERIVANLRNTLWQHILHLKTPYFDAHESGETMSRITQDTSVVKELVTNHLVSFVSGIFSIIGAIAILLWIDWKMTLLMLIAVPLAIFVTLPLGQKMHKIAKANQDELASFSGHLGRVLSNIRLVKSSQTETLEKERGENRIEQLYRFGLKEAKILAILSPIMTLIMMIVLILLFGYGGTQVSSGAISSGELVAIMIYLVQIIIPFTQMATFFTALQKALGATERIQSIIAQATEKISGLSIPAAAQNIIFQDVKFHYAEQPILKGMNFTIPSGKTTAFVSSSGGGKTTMFSLIERFYDVTEGKILYGSTNIEQYDLYEWRKLFGYVTQDAPLMNGSIRENVLYGQNEATDEQVMAALKAAYAYDFVMALEQGIETEVGEGGIKLSGGQKQRIAIARAILRNPQILLLDEATSNLDNESEREVQLALQTLMQNRTTIIIAHRLSTITNADQILLFEDGQLSGEGTHAELIDSHSYYKQLWSKMQMV from the coding sequence ATGAACGTTCAGCTGAAGCAATTATGGGAACTCATCAAAAAAAGCAAATTTCCCAAAAAGCTCGTTATTGTTGTTTTTGTATTAAGTATTATCGAAACACTCGCTTCACTTGCCGTACCGTTATTTACGATGAATATGATCAACGATTTTTCCACTACAGGTTTTGCTTGGACAGCGGTCACTGCCGTTGCTCTAATTTTAGTCATACAGGCGGTTCTTAGTGGTTTGACTTATTTTCTCATGCGCATGCTCGGAGAAAGGATTGTCGCGAATTTACGAAATACACTTTGGCAGCATATTCTACATTTAAAAACCCCTTACTTTGATGCCCATGAATCCGGGGAGACGATGAGCCGTATTACACAAGATACAAGTGTCGTAAAAGAACTTGTAACAAATCATCTTGTCAGCTTTGTATCGGGGATTTTCTCTATAATCGGTGCGATTGCAATTCTACTTTGGATCGACTGGAAAATGACACTTCTTATGTTAATAGCCGTTCCGCTTGCGATTTTTGTTACATTACCACTTGGACAAAAAATGCACAAAATCGCCAAAGCCAATCAGGATGAACTCGCTTCATTCAGTGGACATCTTGGACGGGTATTATCAAATATCCGCCTTGTAAAATCTTCGCAAACTGAAACATTGGAAAAAGAACGGGGTGAAAACCGGATTGAGCAGCTTTACCGATTTGGTTTAAAAGAAGCGAAAATACTTGCTATTTTATCACCGATTATGACGCTCATCATGATGATTGTACTGATTCTTTTATTCGGATATGGGGGAACCCAAGTATCTTCAGGAGCAATTTCTTCCGGGGAACTTGTTGCGATTATGATTTACCTTGTGCAAATCATCATCCCCTTTACACAAATGGCTACTTTTTTCACTGCCTTACAGAAAGCACTTGGTGCAACAGAACGTATTCAATCGATCATTGCTCAGGCAACCGAAAAAATATCCGGTCTTTCAATTCCTGCGGCGGCACAAAATATCATTTTTCAGGATGTAAAATTTCATTATGCCGAACAGCCTATTTTAAAAGGGATGAACTTTACGATCCCCTCCGGTAAAACAACCGCATTTGTAAGCAGTAGTGGCGGCGGGAAAACGACGATGTTTTCATTAATCGAACGCTTCTATGATGTGACAGAAGGCAAGATTTTATATGGATCGACAAATATTGAACAGTATGATTTATATGAATGGCGGAAATTGTTTGGCTATGTGACGCAGGACGCCCCCCTTATGAATGGTTCAATCCGCGAAAATGTTCTTTATGGTCAAAACGAAGCGACAGACGAACAAGTAATGGCAGCATTGAAGGCCGCCTATGCCTATGATTTTGTGATGGCACTTGAACAAGGGATCGAAACAGAAGTTGGAGAAGGCGGGATTAAACTGTCGGGAGGACAAAAGCAGCGGATTGCGATTGCCCGTGCAATTTTACGTAATCCCCAAATATTACTGCTTGATGAAGCAACATCTAATTTGGACAATGAATCCGAACGTGAAGTCCAGCTTGCATTACAGACTTTAATGCAAAACCGGACGACCATCATTATTGCACATCGCCTCTCTACAATTACTAACGCCGATCAGATTTTACTGTTTGAAGACGGTCAGCTGTCAGGCGAAGGTACACACGCGGAGCTTATTGACTCCCATTCCTACTACAAACAGCTTTGGTCAAAAATGCAAATGGTTTAA
- a CDS encoding NlpC/P60 family protein yields the protein MISGNMKRMRKILLQIGIIFFLIAAAANTGYAQMFSDVKNDSKLNEELTVLYNFGGVLQSPNDAFRADDPITRYEVAEFIVRTLQIDLETSTIPTYLDIPAEDPRMPVIAAITQLGMMTGFEGKFNPDAKLTRAQAVKILVPAFQLTGQAAIPYTDIAKNHSAVPAIQALAANKIVYPAKSQKFFPNDMMTRGDFVSYIARIIEPSLRPTEPEQPVFQSCVKETSKKRYVVDVAVTNLWNKPNQARAVDYPSTKNPVEMQKWISSLSLSQKKWLVGRTDTQALYGDEVSLLETKGKWQRVAAKDQYVPYLKAGYPGWVPQSHIVATNKNYDDCGIAIITADKTNLLEKDAKTKFLQISYATILPVIDETAKYYYVETPGDGVKLLKKSAAKSYDDYSDVPKPTAATIIKEAKRYLGLPYLWAGTSSWGYDCSGILYGVFRTHGIMIPRDSFYQATGGKAVAKKNLKPGDLVFFAYNGGKGKVYHVGLYIGDGKMLHAPHYASKVKIESMNSGVYKKNYSGARRYL from the coding sequence ATGATAAGCGGGAATATGAAAAGAATGAGGAAAATTTTACTTCAAATTGGAATTATTTTTTTCCTGATAGCGGCAGCAGCAAATACAGGCTATGCCCAAATGTTCTCAGATGTAAAAAATGACTCTAAATTAAATGAAGAACTTACAGTGTTATATAATTTTGGTGGAGTGTTACAATCGCCAAACGATGCATTTCGTGCGGATGATCCAATTACAAGGTATGAAGTAGCTGAGTTTATCGTACGCACACTGCAAATTGATTTAGAAACGAGTACAATTCCTACATATTTAGACATTCCTGCAGAAGATCCGCGTATGCCTGTCATTGCTGCAATAACTCAGCTTGGCATGATGACAGGTTTTGAAGGGAAATTTAATCCGGATGCAAAATTAACGCGTGCACAGGCGGTAAAGATTTTGGTACCTGCTTTTCAGTTAACTGGTCAAGCCGCAATTCCATATACGGATATTGCAAAAAATCATAGTGCCGTCCCTGCAATTCAAGCATTAGCAGCAAATAAAATTGTATACCCGGCAAAAAGTCAAAAATTCTTCCCGAACGATATGATGACCCGCGGAGATTTTGTTTCATATATTGCAAGAATTATTGAGCCGTCATTAAGACCTACTGAACCTGAACAGCCTGTGTTCCAAAGCTGTGTAAAAGAAACGTCGAAAAAGCGTTATGTAGTAGATGTCGCTGTAACGAATCTATGGAATAAACCTAATCAGGCACGTGCTGTGGATTACCCGTCGACAAAAAATCCGGTAGAAATGCAAAAATGGATTTCATCATTAAGTTTGTCACAAAAGAAATGGCTTGTTGGTCGTACAGATACTCAGGCATTGTATGGCGATGAAGTATCATTGCTTGAAACAAAAGGAAAATGGCAACGTGTCGCGGCAAAAGATCAATATGTACCGTATTTAAAGGCAGGTTATCCGGGATGGGTTCCGCAATCTCATATTGTGGCAACGAACAAAAACTATGATGATTGCGGCATTGCAATTATTACTGCTGATAAAACGAATCTATTAGAAAAAGATGCAAAAACAAAATTTTTACAGATTAGCTACGCAACTATTTTGCCGGTAATTGATGAGACGGCAAAATATTATTATGTGGAGACACCGGGTGATGGGGTTAAGCTGCTAAAGAAAAGTGCAGCAAAATCGTATGATGATTATAGTGACGTTCCAAAACCGACAGCTGCTACAATCATAAAAGAAGCGAAGCGTTATTTGGGATTACCGTATCTTTGGGCAGGGACCTCTTCATGGGGATATGACTGCTCGGGAATTTTATATGGGGTATTCCGTACACACGGCATCATGATTCCGAGGGATTCATTCTACCAGGCAACAGGCGGTAAGGCTGTTGCGAAGAAAAACTTAAAGCCGGGAGACCTTGTATTCTTTGCGTATAATGGCGGCAAAGGGAAAGTGTACCATGTCGGCCTTTATATTGGTGACGGTAAAATGTTACATGCACCTCACTACGCATCAAAAGTGAAAATCGAATCAATGAATAGCGGTGTTTACAAAAAGAACTATTCGGGTGCAAGACGTTATTTATAA
- a CDS encoding DUF4097 family beta strand repeat-containing protein, protein MNEQQFLELLDNHLAKLQQQERDDIRRDFEEYFENGRAEGKTTEEIIKSFGSVEELAEELLASYDEEDFLENVAVVKNEKPIPYQNVEIEADGVNVVIVPTDDDEALIETKDRDQLTEATMQIKDDTLFISIKRQEQVRRFWFITIIGTINTIDTVIYLPKKQYEKLVIHNDNGRIKVSETIAQQFYLASDNGRILTDNIQGEVLDAHSANGRVVLTETNIARVKASSNNGRIIAEDVTGKELRLESDNGRVEIKNVLGKINAQSRNGRIVAQLKTVESPLKFESDNGQIILSTEGKLQNIEIDSWTAWGSVSIYNEKISHYSHGTKKNTIQLKTSNGKITVEDLLAQ, encoded by the coding sequence ATGAATGAACAGCAATTTTTGGAATTACTTGATAACCATTTAGCAAAGTTACAGCAGCAGGAAAGAGATGACATCCGCAGAGACTTTGAAGAGTACTTTGAAAACGGCCGGGCAGAAGGAAAAACGACAGAAGAAATTATAAAATCATTCGGAAGTGTTGAAGAACTGGCAGAGGAGCTCCTTGCTTCATATGATGAAGAAGACTTCTTGGAAAATGTTGCGGTTGTAAAAAATGAAAAGCCGATTCCTTATCAAAATGTAGAAATTGAAGCTGACGGTGTAAATGTTGTAATTGTTCCAACGGATGATGACGAGGCTCTTATTGAAACAAAGGATAGGGATCAATTGACAGAAGCAACGATGCAAATAAAAGATGATACCCTATTCATCTCTATAAAGCGTCAGGAACAGGTCCGCCGTTTTTGGTTTATTACGATAATAGGAACGATCAATACAATAGATACAGTTATTTATCTGCCTAAAAAGCAGTATGAAAAGCTTGTGATTCATAATGACAATGGACGGATTAAGGTTTCCGAAACAATCGCACAGCAATTTTATCTGGCATCAGATAATGGCCGTATTTTAACAGACAATATTCAGGGGGAAGTTCTTGATGCGCACTCAGCTAACGGACGGGTGGTGCTTACAGAAACCAACATCGCACGCGTTAAAGCCAGCTCCAATAATGGCCGGATTATCGCAGAAGATGTGACGGGAAAAGAGCTTCGGTTAGAGTCAGATAATGGACGTGTCGAGATAAAGAATGTATTAGGTAAAATCAATGCGCAGTCACGAAATGGCCGGATTGTTGCACAGTTAAAAACTGTTGAATCACCATTGAAATTTGAGTCAGATAATGGCCAAATAATATTGAGTACAGAAGGAAAACTTCAAAATATTGAAATTGATAGTTGGACCGCCTGGGGATCCGTATCTATTTATAATGAAAAAATATCGCATTATTCGCACGGTACTAAAAAAAATACCATACAATTAAAAACAAGCAATGGGAAAATTACGGTTGAGGATCTTTTAGCCCAGTAA
- a CDS encoding NAD(P)/FAD-dependent oxidoreductase: MELHNGLLFWPTTLLKEPHTNPPIKPHYDAIIVGAGMSGILTAKALIEEGLTVAVLERNALGSGSTSANTGLLQYSNDIQLHELSDLIGEEDAVRFYKLCFEAVDQIEKIAQSLKDQADFIRRPSICFASEKKDVSKLEKECEMLVKNGFPAEFWNELIVEKRLPFKAPAALYTKNDAEMNPYKFVVSLTEQLIAKGLDLFENTYANIIEDEGNEITLHTMNGIFKTSRIVYTTGYDRLPYGKMKGADINRSYAIVTEQKPRFEGWYENALIWETARPYLYMRKTTDHRVIIGGLDEKKADPAKHETKVEAMANVLLDKLHELLPGETFHAPYKYCASFGESLDHLPFIGQHPKQPNHYYLLGFGGNGTVYSMLGSQILADLVMNRPNDDARLVTLDRKYGIK; encoded by the coding sequence ATGGAGTTACACAATGGTTTATTGTTCTGGCCAACAACGCTTTTAAAAGAACCACACACAAACCCACCAATCAAACCTCATTATGATGCAATTATCGTAGGTGCCGGAATGAGCGGAATATTGACTGCAAAAGCCCTAATTGAAGAAGGTTTAACGGTAGCCGTTTTAGAACGTAACGCGCTCGGTTCCGGCAGTACTTCCGCCAATACAGGACTACTTCAATATTCAAATGATATTCAATTACATGAACTAAGTGATTTAATCGGAGAAGAGGACGCTGTACGTTTTTATAAACTTTGCTTTGAAGCAGTTGACCAGATTGAAAAAATCGCACAATCTCTAAAAGATCAGGCTGATTTCATACGACGTCCAAGCATTTGCTTTGCCAGCGAAAAAAAAGATGTTTCAAAGCTTGAAAAAGAATGTGAAATGTTGGTGAAGAACGGATTCCCTGCTGAATTTTGGAATGAACTTATCGTAGAAAAGCGCTTGCCTTTTAAAGCGCCTGCTGCTTTGTACACAAAAAACGACGCGGAAATGAATCCTTACAAATTCGTTGTTTCATTAACTGAGCAGCTTATCGCTAAAGGGCTGGATTTATTTGAGAATACGTATGCCAATATTATTGAGGATGAGGGAAATGAAATCACCTTGCACACAATGAACGGAATCTTTAAAACATCCCGTATTGTATATACGACCGGCTACGATCGGCTTCCTTATGGAAAAATGAAGGGGGCTGACATTAACCGCTCATATGCGATTGTGACAGAGCAAAAACCTCGCTTTGAAGGCTGGTACGAAAATGCACTCATTTGGGAAACTGCCCGCCCTTATTTATATATGCGAAAAACTACGGATCACCGCGTTATAATCGGAGGATTGGACGAAAAGAAAGCAGATCCTGCCAAACACGAAACAAAAGTGGAAGCAATGGCAAATGTGCTGTTAGATAAACTTCATGAATTACTGCCTGGAGAAACTTTTCATGCCCCTTATAAATATTGCGCTTCCTTCGGCGAGTCATTAGATCATCTTCCTTTTATCGGACAGCATCCAAAACAGCCGAATCACTATTATCTGCTCGGATTTGGAGGTAATGGCACGGTTTATAGTATGCTTGGCTCACAAATTCTTGCCGATTTAGTCATGAACCGCCCGAATGACGATGCGCGTCTTGTAACATTGGACCGAAAATATGGAATTAAATAA
- a CDS encoding PadR family transcriptional regulator: MNPQFKKGVLNLCVLALLEKKDMYGYELVQAISTQIEISEGAVYPLLRRLTKDGLFTTYLMESTEGPPRKYYQITELGIEQLQSLRNEWESFISGVNTLIQGSE, encoded by the coding sequence ATGAATCCTCAATTTAAAAAAGGCGTGTTGAATTTATGTGTCCTCGCCTTATTGGAAAAGAAAGATATGTATGGATATGAACTTGTTCAGGCAATTTCTACACAAATTGAAATATCAGAAGGTGCAGTATATCCGCTATTGCGCAGATTAACAAAAGACGGTCTATTTACAACATATTTAATGGAGTCAACAGAAGGCCCGCCGCGAAAATATTATCAAATTACCGAACTAGGAATCGAACAACTACAGAGCTTACGTAATGAATGGGAAAGTTTTATTTCAGGTGTAAATACTTTAATTCAAGGGAGCGAATAA
- a CDS encoding PH domain-containing protein codes for MVFKSKVDIWMAIIFIFVPISMIYGVITEPSAVLLLVTAFMIVLLCILFFGTKYVIENDELIVYGGIYKKRIPIKQIRSLRPSKNPLSAPAMSIDRIEITFDPHIQIILVSPKDKELFVKKLLEINPSITVKS; via the coding sequence ATGGTTTTTAAATCCAAGGTGGATATTTGGATGGCAATTATATTTATTTTTGTGCCGATCTCGATGATATACGGGGTCATTACGGAGCCAAGTGCTGTCTTGCTGCTTGTTACAGCATTCATGATTGTCTTATTATGCATACTGTTTTTTGGTACAAAATATGTCATCGAAAATGATGAACTCATCGTTTACGGGGGAATTTATAAAAAGCGAATCCCAATCAAACAAATACGAAGCTTACGTCCATCAAAAAATCCTCTATCGGCTCCGGCTATGTCGATCGACCGGATTGAAATTACCTTTGATCCGCATATTCAAATCATTCTTGTCTCTCCAAAGGACAAGGAGCTATTTGTAAAAAAGCTTCTTGAAATCAATCCAAGCATCACAGTCAAATCATAA